GAAGCGGAGAAGCTGAGACTTCATCAGCATCACCAGCAAGAGCAGAACCGTTGCTTTCAGTCCAGCGATTTTTGCTGCACTGATTGGGCAAAGCGGGTTGATGAGGAACACGGACAACCACCAGAGTTATTCGAGTCTGGCGAAGCAAGGCCATTAAACGCGACATCGATCAACGCCTCCACGAGGTTCGTGACATTAAAAAACCCCCGATGGAGGGGGTAGGAAGCATCGCCTCAGCAGCAGATTAACGGCGGCGATTGCGTGAACGTTGCTTCAGTTTGCGCTTGTATTTTTCAACCGGAGTTTCGTGGTGACGGATGCGACGCAGGTCGGAAAAGATGCCGGCCTTGGCGACAGAGCGCTTGAAACGTCGTAGTGCGGATTCAATACCCTCATTTTCGCCGACTGTGACCTGGCTCATCCGTTC
The DNA window shown above is from Synechococcus sp. CC9902 and carries:
- the rpsU gene encoding 30S ribosomal protein S21, producing MSQVTVGENEGIESALRRFKRSVAKAGIFSDLRRIRHHETPVEKYKRKLKQRSRNRRR